One genomic segment of Pseudomonas sp. RU47 includes these proteins:
- the plsB gene encoding glycerol-3-phosphate 1-O-acyltransferase PlsB, which yields MTRSPFRRLVFGTLRRLLYLWVRSETINQSSFTLNLDRSRPVFYVLQNPSLTDLAVLDTECTKAGLPRPVLPVSVGSLIEPAAFFYLTPDPDWLGRQDKRGAPPTLTRLVSALTQNAAEDAQIIPVSVFWGQSPDSENSPWKLLFADSWAVTGRLRRLLSIIVLGRKTRVQFSAPIHLRELIEHNKGHERTVRMAQRILRVHFRNLKAAVIGPDISHRRNLVKGLLNQPLVKQAILDEAERENISAEKAKAQALRYGNEIASDYTYTAIRFLEVVLSWFWNKIYDGIKVNHIEGVQKVAQGHEVIYVPCHRSHIDYLLLSYLLFRNGLTPPHIAAGINLNMPVIGSLLRRGGAFFMRRTFKGNPLYTSVFNEYLHTLFTKGFPVEYFVEGGRSRTGRMLQPKTGMLAITMRSFLRSSRMPIVFVPVYIGYERVLEGRTYLGELRGASKKKESIFDIFKVIGALKQRFGQVAVNFGEPIKLAEFLDAEQPDWRQQELGPQYKPAWLNETTNRLGEKVAQHLNEAAAINPVNLVALALLSTTRLALDDRAMARVLDLYLALLRKVPYSPHTTLPEGDGRALIEHVKDMDLLAEQNDALGKILYLDEQNAVLMTYYRNNVLHIFALPALLASFFQSASRMSREQILRYTRALYPYLQSELFIRWTLEELDGVVDQWLEAFVEQGLLRFEKDVYQRPAPSSRHFVLLTLLSKSIAQTLQRFYMTVSLLLNSGQNTVSAEELEDLCTVMAQRLSILHGLNAPEFFDKSLFRHFIQTMLDLDVLRRDEAGKLSYHELLGELAEGAAKRVLPAEIRLSIRQVALHRSEDAADQVVAQPET from the coding sequence ATGACCCGTTCCCCGTTCCGCCGTCTTGTGTTTGGCACCTTGCGCCGACTGTTGTACCTCTGGGTCCGCTCGGAAACGATCAACCAGTCGTCGTTCACCCTCAACCTCGACCGCAGTCGTCCGGTGTTCTACGTCCTGCAAAACCCTTCGCTGACCGATCTGGCCGTGCTCGACACCGAGTGCACCAAGGCCGGCCTGCCGCGTCCGGTGCTGCCGGTGTCGGTGGGTTCGCTGATCGAACCGGCGGCGTTTTTCTACCTGACGCCGGACCCAGACTGGCTCGGTCGCCAGGACAAACGCGGCGCGCCGCCAACCCTGACTCGCCTGGTCAGCGCACTGACGCAGAACGCTGCTGAAGATGCGCAGATCATTCCGGTCAGCGTGTTCTGGGGCCAATCGCCGGACAGCGAAAACAGTCCGTGGAAGCTGTTGTTCGCCGACAGCTGGGCCGTCACCGGGCGCCTGCGTCGTCTGTTGAGCATCATTGTTCTCGGGCGTAAAACCCGCGTGCAATTCTCGGCGCCGATTCACCTGCGCGAGCTGATCGAGCACAACAAGGGCCACGAACGCACCGTGCGCATGGCCCAGCGAATCCTGCGCGTACACTTCCGTAATCTGAAAGCAGCGGTGATCGGCCCGGACATTTCCCACCGTCGCAACCTGGTCAAAGGTCTGCTCAACCAGCCACTGGTCAAGCAAGCGATCCTCGACGAAGCCGAGCGCGAAAACATCTCCGCGGAGAAAGCCAAGGCCCAGGCCCTGCGTTACGGCAACGAGATCGCCTCGGACTACACCTACACCGCGATCCGCTTCCTCGAAGTGGTGCTCAGCTGGTTCTGGAACAAGATCTACGACGGCATCAAGGTCAACCACATCGAAGGCGTGCAGAAAGTCGCGCAGGGGCACGAAGTGATCTACGTACCGTGCCACCGCAGCCACATCGACTATTTGCTGCTGTCGTATCTGCTGTTCCGCAACGGCCTGACCCCGCCGCACATTGCCGCCGGGATCAACCTGAACATGCCGGTGATCGGCAGCCTGCTGCGTCGTGGCGGTGCATTCTTCATGCGTCGCACATTCAAGGGCAATCCGCTGTACACCTCAGTGTTCAACGAATACCTGCACACCCTGTTCACCAAAGGTTTCCCGGTCGAGTACTTCGTCGAGGGCGGTCGTTCGCGCACCGGACGCATGCTGCAACCGAAAACCGGGATGCTCGCGATTACGATGCGCAGCTTCCTGCGTTCGTCGCGCATGCCGATCGTGTTTGTGCCGGTGTACATCGGTTATGAGCGCGTGCTGGAAGGTCGCACCTACCTCGGCGAACTGCGCGGCGCGAGCAAGAAGAAAGAATCGATCTTCGACATTTTCAAAGTCATCGGTGCGCTCAAGCAGCGCTTCGGTCAGGTCGCGGTGAACTTCGGCGAGCCGATCAAACTGGCGGAATTCCTTGATGCCGAGCAACCGGACTGGCGCCAGCAGGAACTCGGCCCACAGTACAAGCCGGCGTGGCTCAACGAAACCACCAATCGCCTTGGCGAGAAAGTCGCGCAGCATTTGAACGAAGCGGCGGCGATCAACCCGGTCAATCTTGTCGCGCTGGCGCTGCTGTCGACCACACGTCTGGCGCTGGACGATCGCGCCATGGCGCGGGTGCTGGACCTGTACCTGGCGCTGCTGCGCAAAGTCCCGTATTCGCCGCACACCACGCTGCCGGAAGGCGATGGTCGTGCGCTGATCGAGCACGTTAAGGACATGGACCTGCTCGCCGAGCAGAACGATGCGCTGGGCAAGATTCTCTATCTGGATGAGCAGAACGCCGTCCTGATGACCTACTACCGCAACAACGTGTTGCACATCTTCGCCCTGCCGGCGTTGCTGGCGAGCTTCTTCCAGAGCGCTTCGCGCATGAGCCGCGAACAGATCCTGCGCTACACCCGCGCGTTGTATCCGTACCTGCAATCGGAACTGTTCATTCGCTGGACGCTGGAGGAATTGGACGGCGTAGTCGATCAGTGGCTGGAAGCGTTTGTCGAGCAAGGCCTGCTGCGTTTCGAGAAAGACGTTTATCAGCGTCCGGCACCGAGTTCGCGGCATTTCGTCTTGCTGACGCTGCTGTCGAAGAGCATCGCCCAGACCTTGCAGCGCTTCTACATGACCGTGTCCTTGCTGCTCAACAGCGGCCAGAACACCGTCAGCGCCGAAGAGCTGGAAGATCTCTGCACGGTCATGGCCCAGCGCCTGTCGATCCTCCACGGTCTGAATGCGCCGGAGTTCTTCGACAAGAGCCTGTTCCGTCACTTCATCCAGACGATGCTCGACCTCGACGTGCTGCGTCGCGACGAGGCCGGCAAACTGAGTTATCACGAGCTGCTCGGCGAACTCGCCGAAGGTGCGGCCAAGCGCGTGTTGCCGGCGGAGATTCGTTTGTCGATCCGCCAGGTTGCACTGCATCGCAGTGAAGATGCTGCCGATCAGGTCGTCGCCCAACCCGAGACCTGA
- a CDS encoding cold-shock protein has product MATRETGNVKWFNDAKGYGFIQREDGVDVFVHYRAIRGEGHRSLTEGQQVEYAVITGEKGLQAEDVVGL; this is encoded by the coding sequence ATGGCAACACGTGAAACCGGCAACGTGAAGTGGTTCAACGACGCCAAAGGCTACGGCTTTATCCAGCGCGAAGACGGGGTGGACGTGTTCGTGCACTACCGCGCGATTCGCGGCGAAGGGCATCGCTCGCTGACTGAAGGCCAGCAGGTTGAATACGCGGTGATTACTGGCGAGAAGGGTTTGCAGGCTGAGGATGTTGTAGGCCTGTGA
- a CDS encoding putative RNA methyltransferase, with amino-acid sequence MLACPICSEPLNAVDNGVVCPAGHRFDRARQGYLNLLPVQHKNSRDPGDNQAMVEARRDFLNAGHYAPVAKRLAELAASYAPDRWVDIGCGEGYYTAQIAEALPHADGYALDISREAVKRACKRNPAITWLIASMARVPLASGSCQFLASVFSPLDWEEAKRLLSVGGGLMKVGPTSGHLMELRERLYDEVREYTDDKHLALVPEGMALAHSETLEFKLTLDKPEDRANLLAMTPHGWRASAERRAAVIEQAEPFETTVSMRYDYFVLQ; translated from the coding sequence ATGCTCGCTTGCCCCATCTGCAGTGAACCGCTGAATGCGGTGGATAACGGCGTGGTCTGCCCCGCCGGCCATCGTTTCGACCGTGCGCGACAGGGTTACCTGAACCTGCTGCCGGTGCAGCACAAAAACAGCCGTGATCCTGGCGACAACCAGGCCATGGTCGAAGCGCGCCGCGACTTCCTGAACGCCGGACATTACGCGCCGGTGGCCAAGCGTCTGGCCGAACTGGCAGCGAGTTATGCGCCGGATCGCTGGGTCGACATCGGCTGTGGCGAGGGTTATTACACCGCGCAGATCGCCGAGGCCTTGCCGCACGCGGATGGCTACGCACTGGACATCTCCCGCGAAGCGGTCAAACGCGCCTGCAAGCGTAATCCGGCGATTACTTGGTTGATCGCCAGCATGGCCCGCGTGCCGTTGGCGTCGGGCAGTTGCCAGTTTCTCGCCAGTGTTTTCAGTCCTTTGGATTGGGAAGAGGCCAAGCGCTTGCTCAGTGTCGGCGGCGGTCTGATGAAAGTCGGCCCGACCAGCGGCCACCTGATGGAGTTGCGCGAACGCCTGTACGACGAAGTGCGCGAGTACACCGACGACAAGCATCTGGCCCTGGTGCCGGAAGGCATGGCGCTGGCGCACAGTGAAACCCTGGAATTCAAGCTGACGCTGGACAAGCCCGAGGATCGCGCCAACCTGTTGGCGATGACGCCCCACGGCTGGCGCGCCAGTGCCGAGCGTCGTGCGGCGGTGATCGAACAGGCCGAGCCGTTCGAGACCACTGTGTCGATGCGCTACGATTATTTCGTTCTTCAATAA
- the dapE gene encoding succinyl-diaminopimelate desuccinylase: MTAHADLSPTLQLAIDLIRRPSVTPVDADCQKQMMQRLGDAGFSLEPMRIEDVDNFWATHGTNDGPVLCFAGHTDVVPTGPVTAWQIDPFNAVIDEHGMLCGRGAADMKGSLASMTVAAERFVADYPNHKGKVAFLITSDEEGPAHHGTKAVVERLAARNERLDWCIVGEPSSTTLVGDVVKNGRRGSLGAKLTVKGIQGHVAYPHLAKNPIHLAAPALAELAAEHWDHGNDFFPPTSFQISNVNSGTGATNVIPGDLVAVFNFRFSTESTVEGLQKRVADILDKHDLDWHIDWALSGLPFLTEPGALLDAVSASIKDITGRETKASTSGGTSDGRFIATMGTQVVELGPVNATIHQVNERVLAADLDVLTEIYYQTLIKLLA; the protein is encoded by the coding sequence ATGACGGCCCACGCCGACCTTTCGCCGACCCTCCAACTCGCCATCGACCTGATCCGCCGTCCGTCCGTGACGCCGGTCGACGCCGATTGCCAGAAGCAGATGATGCAGCGCCTGGGCGATGCCGGTTTCAGCCTCGAGCCGATGCGCATCGAAGATGTGGATAACTTCTGGGCGACCCACGGCACCAACGACGGCCCGGTACTGTGCTTCGCCGGTCACACCGACGTGGTGCCGACCGGCCCGGTCACCGCGTGGCAGATCGACCCGTTCAACGCCGTGATCGATGAGCACGGCATGCTCTGCGGCCGTGGCGCGGCGGACATGAAAGGCAGCCTGGCGTCGATGACCGTCGCCGCTGAGCGTTTTGTCGCCGACTACCCGAACCACAAGGGCAAGGTCGCGTTCCTGATCACCAGCGACGAAGAAGGCCCGGCGCACCACGGCACCAAGGCAGTGGTCGAGCGCTTGGCCGCGCGTAATGAGCGTCTGGACTGGTGCATCGTCGGCGAACCGTCGAGCACCACGCTGGTTGGCGACGTGGTGAAAAACGGCCGTCGCGGCTCGCTGGGTGCCAAGCTCACGGTCAAAGGCATTCAGGGCCACGTCGCCTATCCACACTTGGCAAAGAATCCGATCCACCTCGCCGCTCCGGCGCTGGCCGAACTGGCCGCCGAGCATTGGGATCACGGCAACGATTTCTTCCCGCCGACCAGTTTCCAGATCTCCAACGTCAATTCCGGCACCGGCGCGACCAACGTGATTCCAGGTGATCTGGTGGCGGTGTTCAACTTCCGTTTCTCTACCGAATCAACCGTCGAAGGCCTGCAGAAACGCGTGGCTGATATCCTCGACAAGCACGATCTGGACTGGCACATCGACTGGGCGCTGTCCGGTCTGCCGTTCCTCACCGAACCGGGCGCGTTGCTCGACGCGGTGTCGGCGAGCATCAAGGACATCACTGGTCGCGAGACCAAGGCGTCCACCAGCGGCGGCACCTCCGATGGCCGTTTCATCGCGACCATGGGTACGCAGGTGGTTGAACTGGGCCCGGTCAACGCGACCATTCACCAGGTCAACGAACGCGTGCTGGCAGCAGATCTCGATGTGCTGACCGAAATCTACTACCAGACCCTGATCAAGTTGCTCGCCTGA
- a CDS encoding glycosyltransferase — translation MSSRKFGLNLVVVLAIAALFTGFWALINRPVSAPNWPEQISGFSYSPFQQGQFPQKDQYPSDDEMRRDLEIMSKLTDNIRIYSVDGSLQDIPKLAEEFGLRVTLGIWISPDQERNEREITRAIELANTSRSVVRVVVGNEAIFRKEITAQELSVLLDRVRAAVKVPVTTSEQWHVWEEHPELAKHVDLIAAHVLPYWEFIPVDKAGQFVFDRARDLKKLFPKKPLLLSEVGWPSNGRMRGGADASPADQAIYLRTLVNKLNRQGFNYFVIEAFDQPWKASDEGSVGAYWGVFNAARQQKFNFEGPVVAIPQWRVLAIGSVVLALLSLTLLMIDGSALRQRGRIFLTFIAFLCGSVLVWIGYDYSLQYSTWFSLTVGFLLALGALGVFIVLLTEAHELAEAVWIHKRRREFLPVEGDSSYRPKVSIHVPCYNEPPEMVKQTLDALAALDYPDYEVLIIDNNTKDPAVWEPVRDYCATLGPRFKFFHVSPLAGFKGGALNYLIPHTAKDAEVIAVIDSDYCVHPNWLKHMVPHFADPKIAVVQSPQDYRDQNESTFKKLCYAEYKGFFHIGMVTRNDRDAIIQHGTMTMTRRSVLEELGWADWCICEDAELGLRVFEKGLSAAYYHDSYGKGLMPDTFIDFKKQRFRWAYGAIQIIKRHTSSLLRGKDTELTRGQRYHFLAGWLPWVADGMNIFFTVGALLWSAAMIIVPQRVDPPLLIFAIPPLALFVFKVGKIIFLYRRAVGVNLKDAFCAALAGLALSHTIAKAVLYGFFTSSIPFFRTPKNADNHGFWVAISEAREELFIMLLLWGAALGIYLVNGMPSNDMRFWVVMLLVQSLPYLAALIMAFLSSLPKPAAKPEPAPVV, via the coding sequence ATGTCATCGCGTAAATTTGGACTCAACCTGGTGGTGGTTCTGGCAATCGCTGCCCTGTTCACCGGTTTCTGGGCGCTGATCAATCGCCCGGTTTCCGCGCCGAACTGGCCGGAGCAGATCTCCGGTTTCTCCTATTCGCCGTTCCAGCAAGGACAATTCCCGCAGAAGGATCAGTATCCGTCTGACGACGAAATGCGCCGTGATCTGGAGATCATGAGCAAGCTGACGGACAACATCCGCATCTACTCGGTCGACGGTTCGCTGCAAGACATCCCGAAACTGGCTGAGGAATTCGGCCTGCGCGTGACCCTGGGGATCTGGATCAGCCCCGACCAGGAACGCAACGAACGGGAAATCACCCGCGCCATCGAACTGGCCAACACTTCGCGCAGCGTGGTTCGTGTGGTGGTCGGTAACGAAGCGATTTTCCGTAAGGAAATCACCGCCCAAGAGCTGAGCGTATTGCTCGATCGCGTGCGCGCTGCGGTGAAAGTGCCGGTGACCACGTCCGAGCAATGGCACGTCTGGGAAGAACACCCGGAACTGGCCAAGCACGTTGACCTGATCGCTGCGCACGTTCTGCCTTACTGGGAATTCATCCCGGTCGACAAGGCCGGCCAGTTCGTGTTCGACCGTGCCCGCGATCTGAAAAAGCTGTTCCCGAAAAAACCGCTGCTACTCTCCGAGGTCGGCTGGCCGAGCAACGGCCGCATGCGTGGCGGCGCCGATGCGTCGCCGGCGGATCAGGCGATCTACCTGCGGACCTTGGTCAACAAGCTCAACCGCCAAGGCTTCAACTACTTCGTGATCGAAGCGTTCGACCAGCCGTGGAAGGCCAGTGACGAAGGTTCGGTCGGCGCGTACTGGGGCGTGTTCAACGCCGCGCGTCAGCAGAAATTCAACTTCGAAGGCCCGGTGGTCGCGATCCCGCAATGGCGCGTGCTGGCGATCGGTTCGGTGGTGCTGGCGCTGTTGTCGCTGACCTTGCTGATGATCGACGGCTCGGCCCTGCGTCAGCGTGGGCGGATCTTCCTGACCTTCATCGCCTTCCTTTGCGGTTCGGTGCTGGTGTGGATCGGCTACGACTACAGCCTGCAATACAGCACGTGGTTCAGTCTGACAGTGGGCTTCCTCTTGGCGCTCGGCGCGCTCGGGGTGTTTATCGTCTTGCTGACGGAGGCGCATGAACTGGCTGAAGCGGTGTGGATTCACAAGCGTCGGCGCGAGTTCCTGCCGGTGGAAGGCGACTCCAGCTATCGCCCGAAAGTGTCGATCCACGTGCCGTGCTACAACGAGCCGCCGGAGATGGTCAAACAGACCCTCGACGCCCTCGCCGCCCTCGATTATCCAGACTACGAAGTCCTGATCATCGACAACAACACCAAGGATCCGGCGGTGTGGGAACCGGTGCGTGACTACTGCGCAACCCTCGGCCCGCGCTTCAAGTTCTTCCACGTCTCGCCGCTGGCCGGTTTCAAGGGCGGCGCGCTGAACTACCTGATTCCGCACACCGCCAAGGACGCCGAAGTGATCGCGGTGATCGACTCCGATTACTGCGTGCACCCGAACTGGCTCAAGCACATGGTGCCGCACTTCGCCGACCCGAAAATCGCCGTGGTGCAGTCGCCGCAGGATTATCGCGACCAGAACGAAAGCACCTTCAAGAAGCTCTGCTACGCCGAATACAAAGGTTTCTTCCACATCGGCATGGTCACCCGTAACGACCGTGACGCGATCATTCAGCACGGCACCATGACCATGACCCGTCGTTCGGTGCTGGAAGAATTGGGTTGGGCCGACTGGTGCATCTGTGAAGATGCCGAACTCGGTCTGCGCGTGTTCGAAAAAGGCCTGTCGGCGGCGTATTACCACGACAGCTACGGCAAGGGCCTGATGCCGGATACGTTTATCGACTTCAAGAAACAGCGTTTTCGCTGGGCTTACGGTGCGATTCAGATCATCAAGCGCCACACCAGCAGCCTGTTGCGCGGCAAGGACACCGAGCTGACCCGTGGCCAGCGGTATCATTTCCTCGCGGGCTGGTTGCCGTGGGTGGCGGACGGCATGAATATCTTCTTCACCGTCGGTGCGCTGTTGTGGTCGGCGGCAATGATCATCGTGCCGCAGCGGGTCGATCCGCCGCTGCTGATTTTCGCGATTCCGCCGTTGGCACTGTTCGTGTTCAAGGTCGGCAAGATCATCTTCCTGTATCGCCGAGCAGTTGGCGTGAACCTGAAAGATGCCTTCTGCGCGGCACTGGCCGGGCTGGCGTTGTCGCACACCATCGCCAAAGCGGTGCTGTACGGCTTCTTCACCAGCAGCATTCCGTTCTTCCGCACGCCGAAAAACGCCGACAACCATGGCTTCTGGGTGGCGATTTCCGAAGCGCGGGAAGAGCTGTTCATCATGCTGTTGTTGTGGGGCGCGGCGCTGGGGATCTACTTGGTCAACGGCATGCCGAGCAACGACATGCGTTTCTGGGTGGTGATGTTGCTGGTGCAGTCGCTGCCGTATCTGGCGGCGCTGATCATGGCGTTCCTGTCGTCGCTGCCAAAACCTGCAGCCAAGCCTGAGCCGGCGCCGGTCGTCTAA
- the tcdA gene encoding tRNA cyclic N6-threonylcarbamoyladenosine(37) synthase TcdA, whose protein sequence is MVMSTEDPRFAGIARLYGIEGLERLRAAHVAIVGVGGVGSWAAEAMARCGVGEISLFDLDDVCVSNANRQLHALDSTVGKPKVEVMAERLRGINPDCTVHAVADFVTRETMAEYITPNIDCVIDCIDAVNAKAALIAWCKRRKIQIITTGGAGGQIDPTLIQVCDLNRTFNDPLASKVRSTLRRDYGFSRTVTRHYSVPCVFSTEQLRYPKPDGSICLQKSFVGDGVKLDCAGGFGAVMMVTATFGMVAATKAVDKIVAGVRRPADRVKSDA, encoded by the coding sequence ATGGTCATGAGTACAGAAGATCCGCGGTTTGCAGGCATCGCCCGTTTGTATGGCATTGAAGGCCTGGAGCGCCTGCGCGCGGCCCATGTGGCGATTGTCGGCGTCGGTGGCGTCGGTTCCTGGGCGGCGGAAGCCATGGCCCGCTGTGGCGTCGGCGAGATTTCGCTGTTCGACCTCGATGACGTCTGCGTCAGCAACGCCAACCGCCAGTTGCACGCACTGGACAGCACCGTCGGCAAACCCAAGGTCGAGGTGATGGCCGAGCGTCTGCGCGGGATCAACCCGGATTGCACCGTGCACGCCGTGGCGGATTTCGTTACTCGCGAGACCATGGCTGAATACATCACGCCGAACATTGATTGCGTGATCGACTGCATCGACGCGGTCAACGCCAAGGCTGCGCTGATCGCTTGGTGCAAGCGCCGCAAGATCCAGATCATCACCACGGGTGGTGCGGGTGGGCAGATTGATCCGACGCTGATTCAGGTCTGCGACCTCAACCGCACGTTCAACGACCCGTTGGCGTCGAAAGTGCGCTCGACGTTGCGTCGCGATTACGGTTTTTCGCGCACCGTGACCCGGCATTACAGCGTGCCGTGTGTGTTTTCCACGGAGCAACTGCGTTATCCGAAACCGGATGGCAGCATTTGTCTGCAGAAGAGTTTTGTCGGCGATGGCGTGAAGCTCGACTGCGCCGGTGGGTTTGGCGCGGTGATGATGGTCACGGCAACGTTCGGCATGGTCGCGGCGACCAAGGCAGTGGACAAGATTGTCGCGGGTGTTCGGCGTCCGGCTGACCGGGTCAAATCTGACGCCTGA
- a CDS encoding SufE family protein — translation MSLPVAAAEALHIFQNAAGWEQRARLLMQFGDRLPPLSDADKCDANRVHGCESQVWLVGALHDGHWQFSASSDARMIRGLVALLLLRVNGLSAAELQQVDLPDWFNQLGLSRQLSPSRSNGLNAVLQRMNELAR, via the coding sequence ATGAGTTTGCCGGTCGCGGCTGCTGAAGCGCTGCACATTTTTCAGAACGCAGCCGGCTGGGAACAGCGGGCGCGGTTGCTGATGCAGTTTGGTGATCGTCTGCCGCCGTTGAGTGACGCCGACAAGTGCGATGCCAACCGAGTGCATGGCTGTGAGAGTCAGGTGTGGCTGGTTGGGGCGTTGCACGACGGTCACTGGCAGTTCAGCGCCAGCAGCGATGCGCGGATGATTCGCGGGTTGGTGGCGTTGTTGCTGTTACGGGTTAACGGGTTGTCGGCGGCTGAATTGCAGCAGGTTGATTTGCCGGACTGGTTCAATCAGCTAGGCCTTTCGCGTCAGCTATCGCCATCGCGCAGCAATGGCCTCAATGCCGTGCTCCAGCGGATGAATGAGCTGGCTCGCTGA
- a CDS encoding aminotransferase class V-fold PLP-dependent enzyme has translation MMIPSPWRADFPAIAALQRQDQTYLDNAATTQKPQALLDALTHYYANGAANVHRAQHLPGAHATQAFEDSRLKVAQWLNAGDSGQIIFTHGATSALNLLAYGLEHLFHPGDEIVISALEHHANLLPWQQLAQRRNLKLVILPLDADGLIDLAAAVHLIGPRTRLLAVSQLSNVLGAWQPLPALLGMAKAQNALTVVDGAQGVVHGRHDVQALGCDFYVFSSHKLYGPDGLGVLFGRNAALEQLKPWQFGGEMVLEANYHDARFRPAPLGFEAGTPPIASVIGLGATLDYLAGLDQDAVSAHEAALHDYLLRGLAARNGIRLLGKPQLALASFVVEGVHNADLAHLLTEQGIAVRAGHHCAMPLLKSFELAGAIRVSLALYNDSEDLERFFEALDQALELLR, from the coding sequence ATGATGATTCCCTCCCCGTGGCGTGCCGATTTTCCGGCCATCGCCGCGCTGCAACGGCAAGACCAGACCTATCTGGACAACGCCGCCACCACGCAAAAACCACAAGCCCTGCTCGACGCACTGACGCATTACTACGCCAATGGCGCAGCCAATGTGCATCGTGCGCAACACCTGCCCGGCGCTCACGCGACGCAGGCGTTCGAGGACAGTCGGCTCAAGGTCGCCCAGTGGCTGAATGCCGGTGACAGCGGGCAGATCATCTTTACCCACGGCGCCACCAGTGCGCTGAATCTCCTGGCTTATGGCCTGGAACATCTTTTCCACCCGGGCGATGAAATTGTCATCAGCGCCCTGGAGCATCACGCCAACCTGCTGCCGTGGCAGCAACTGGCGCAACGTCGCAACCTGAAACTGGTGATCCTGCCGCTGGATGCCGACGGTCTGATCGACCTTGCTGCCGCGGTACATTTGATCGGCCCGCGCACGCGCTTGCTGGCAGTCAGTCAGTTGTCCAACGTGCTCGGTGCATGGCAGCCATTGCCGGCCTTGCTGGGCATGGCCAAGGCGCAGAACGCGCTCACTGTAGTCGATGGCGCGCAAGGCGTGGTCCATGGCCGGCATGACGTGCAGGCGCTGGGTTGCGACTTCTATGTGTTTTCCAGCCACAAACTGTATGGCCCCGATGGCCTCGGCGTATTGTTCGGGCGCAACGCAGCACTTGAGCAACTGAAACCATGGCAGTTCGGTGGCGAGATGGTCCTGGAAGCCAACTATCACGACGCGCGTTTCCGCCCTGCGCCGCTGGGTTTTGAAGCGGGCACGCCGCCGATTGCCAGTGTGATCGGCCTCGGCGCAACGCTCGATTATCTGGCGGGCCTGGATCAGGACGCGGTGTCGGCCCATGAAGCGGCGCTGCATGACTATTTGCTGCGCGGCCTCGCAGCGCGTAACGGCATTCGATTGCTCGGCAAGCCGCAATTGGCGTTGGCGAGTTTTGTCGTCGAGGGTGTGCATAACGCTGATCTGGCGCACTTGCTGACCGAGCAAGGGATTGCCGTGCGCGCCGGGCATCACTGCGCGATGCCGCTGCTGAAAAGCTTCGAACTGGCTGGCGCGATTCGGGTGTCGCTGGCGCTGTACAACGATTCCGAGGATCTGGAGCGCTTCTTTGAAGCGCTGGATCAGGCGCTGGAGTTGTTGCGATGA
- the dapD gene encoding 2,3,4,5-tetrahydropyridine-2,6-dicarboxylate N-succinyltransferase, with protein MSNSLFSIAFGVGTQNRQGAWLEVFYAQPLLNPSAELVAAVAPILGYTEGNQAITFTTAQAAQLAEAVKGIDAVQGKLLTRLAESHKPLVATLLAEDAQLTSTPEAYLKLHLLSHRLVKPHGVSLAGIFPLLPNVAWTSQGAIDLSELAEMQLEARLRGELLEVFSVDKFPKMTDYVVPAGVRIADAARLRLGAYVGEGTTVMHEGFINFNAGTEGPGMIEGRVSAGVFVGKGSDLGGGCSTMGTLSGGGNIVIKVGEGCLIGANAGIGFPLGDRNTVESGLYVTAGTKVALLDENNNLVKVVKARDLAGQTDLLFRRNSETGAVECKTHKSAIELNEALHAHN; from the coding sequence ATGTCCAATTCCCTGTTCAGCATCGCTTTTGGTGTCGGCACTCAGAACCGTCAAGGCGCGTGGCTGGAAGTGTTCTACGCACAGCCACTGCTCAACCCTTCGGCCGAACTGGTCGCGGCAGTTGCGCCAATCCTCGGTTACACCGAAGGCAACCAGGCCATCACTTTCACCACCGCCCAGGCTGCACAACTGGCTGAAGCCGTGAAAGGCATCGACGCCGTGCAAGGCAAGCTGCTGACCCGTCTGGCTGAAAGCCACAAGCCGCTGGTCGCCACCCTGCTGGCCGAAGACGCACAGCTGACCTCGACGCCTGAGGCGTATCTGAAGCTGCACCTGCTGTCGCACCGTCTGGTCAAGCCACACGGCGTGAGCCTGGCCGGTATTTTCCCGCTGCTGCCAAACGTAGCGTGGACCAGCCAGGGTGCAATCGACCTGAGCGAACTGGCGGAAATGCAACTGGAAGCCCGCCTGCGTGGCGAGCTGCTGGAAGTGTTCTCGGTGGACAAGTTCCCGAAAATGACCGACTACGTGGTTCCGGCTGGCGTGCGTATCGCTGACGCGGCACGTCTGCGTCTGGGCGCTTACGTCGGTGAAGGCACCACCGTGATGCACGAAGGTTTCATCAACTTCAACGCAGGCACCGAAGGCCCGGGCATGATCGAAGGCCGCGTTTCCGCTGGCGTGTTCGTCGGCAAGGGTTCGGACCTGGGCGGCGGTTGCTCGACCATGGGCACCCTGTCGGGCGGCGGCAACATCGTGATCAAGGTTGGCGAAGGCTGCCTGATCGGCGCCAACGCCGGTATCGGTTTCCCGTTGGGTGACCGCAACACCGTTGAGTCGGGCCTGTACGTGACCGCTGGCACCAAGGTTGCCCTGCTCGACGAAAACAACAACCTGGTCAAGGTTGTGAAGGCGCGTGATCTGGCCGGTCAGACTGATCTGCTGTTCCGTCGCAATTCGGAAACCGGTGCTGTGGAATGCAAGACCCACAAATCGGCGATCGAACTGAACGAAGCGCTGCACGCTCACAACTAA